A segment of the Homo sapiens chromosome 10 genomic patch of type FIX, GRCh38.p14 PATCHES HG1277_PATCH genome:
aaacaaaaacaaaaacaaacaaacaaagtagcTAGAAGAAGGGACTTGAAATGTACCCAACACATAGTAATACCAAATATTCAAGGTGATAGACACCCCAAACACCCTGATTGATCACTATTCTGTGCatgtaataaatacttaaatgtactccataaatatgtaaaatatgttatGTCAACAAGAAAATACTTTGCCTAGTGTTTCCATCCAAATGGGAATAAATCCAGCGCTCAATGTACACATGTCATGGCTTTTTATTGAGACTGGGGAAGGGCCGTGGTAGCAGGTGCACTCACTGTCCAAGTTTGTCCAGACTTTCTGCTGCATGGGTGATGGCATTTGTGACTGTGTTGGTCACTGTCTCGGTgatttccttcatctttttgtCCCCTGACTCCTGGGCTTTCTTTATGGCTTCAGCAATGGCTgttggaaagaaagaggaagaatgtcctagtgatccacctgctgaACTTGTGTCCCCTTGAGTGGCCTGTGGGATGTGGCCATCTTAATGGATTAGTCTCTGGAGTGGCCCGATGGGACCAAGGGCAGCAGGATTACTGCAGAATGAATTTGAATTTGGTTTTAATTTCCCCAACAACTTGCATTTCTTCAACTGTGAGTGAGACTGAGCATCTACTCATGGGTACATTGCCTGCTTATCCTTTTTTCTGGAAAATGCCTGCTTAtgtcttttgaccatttttatatTGGGTTGTTATATTGGATTATCATTTTtatgacaaatatttttcatcagtgtataatttttcttttggcttggttatagtgtttttttttttttggctatagAAAATTTCAGTTTTGGATTGTcaaatttacttaatatttcctttatggCGCTGATTTTTTTGTCATAGTTCTGAAGATTCTCCCCTCTCCAAGATTAGGCCAAAGTCTCTGAAGTTATTACTATGTCTAAATGTTTATGATGTCTTCCCCCTCAAAACTCATATGCTGAAATCCTCAGTCTTAATGTAATGATATTAaggggtggggcctttgggaggttgaaATTAGCACCCACATAAAAGAGACCACAGAGAGCTagctccttccaccatgtgaggacagagctGGGCCCATCCATGAACCAGAAAGActccctcaccagatgccaaatGTGCCAGTGccttccttgatcttggacttcccatcctccaggagtgtgagaaataaatttctgttgtttctaagtcacccagtttatggtttgtttttgtttttgagacagagtcttgctctgtcacccaggctggagtgcagtggtgcaatctcagctcactgcaacctccgcctcccaggttcaagggagtctcctgcctcagactcctgagtagctgggattacaggcatgtgccaccatgcccagctggtctttgtatttttagtagcaatggggttttaccatattggtcaggctggtctcgaactcctgacctcaggtggcccacccgccttggcttcccgaagggctaggattacaggcgtgagccactgcacctggcctatggtATTTTATaatagcagcctgagctaagatGGTTATCTCCTAGTAagttaataaattcatttatgtAAATGTAAGTCCTTCATCTACCTGGAATCTATTTTgttgaaaaggaatgagatataCACATGCTTTGTACATAGTACTACTCATAGCTCACACACATCAATTTAACATTTAACATAGAAttttacatgttaattttttttttttttttttttt
Coding sequences within it:
- the FAM25C gene encoding protein FAM25C, translating into MLGGLGKLAAEGLAHRTEKATEGAIHAVEEVVKEVVGHAKETGEKAIAEAIKKAQESGDKKMKEITETVTNTVTNAITHAAESLDKLGQ